One stretch of Podospora pseudoanserina strain CBS 124.78 chromosome 4, whole genome shotgun sequence DNA includes these proteins:
- a CDS encoding hypothetical protein (EggNog:ENOG503P91C; COG:S): protein MLWALLCSCFEFQFGELMRLEKGREEMYKGRKHVDSFSFTQTHHQVSSQQPQATPVNQFSISTIKMFQLKTLITLLALGGFSAMAAPTENVPVSEHSGISRREDASVYACEHINYLLGLNTKLTAHHEINFTSNWDNKISDIKNNNKNALKCRWYVNRNCQGSSYHTQEDQKLNDGNGNFNDSISSWKCCHKGGCFGNRVVGNSTEIENSNAEIKAHV, encoded by the exons ATGCTTTGGGCCTTGCTATGTTCCTGTTTCGAATTCCAGTTCGGTGAGTTGATGCGCCTGGAaaaaggacgagaagaaatGTATAAAGGGAGGAAACATGTCGACTCATTTTCTTTCACTCAAACACATCATCAAGTCTCAagtcaacaaccccaagctACTCCAGTGAACCAATTCTCAATCTCAACAATCAAGATGTTCCAACTCAAGACCCttatcaccctcctcgcttTGGGAGGTTTCTCCGCTATGGCTGCCCCCACAGAAAATGTGCCTGTCTCAGAGCACAGCGGAATCTCTCGCCGAGAGGATGCCTCCGTCTATGCCTGTGAGCACATCAA CTACCTACTGGGACTAAACACTAAATTAACAGCACACCATGAAATCAACTTCACCTCCAACTGGGACAACAAGATTAGTGAcatcaagaacaacaacaagaatgCCTTGAAATGTAGATGGTACGT GAATCGGAACTGCCAGGGAAGCAGCTATCACACCCAGGAGGATCAGAAGCTCAACGATGGAAACGGCAACTTCAACGACTCGATCAGCTCATGGAAGTGTTGCCACAAGGGAGGCTGCTTCGGCAACCGTGTGGTGGGCAACAGCACTGAGATTGAGAACAGCAAcgccgagatcaaggctCATGTGTAA
- the BNA2 gene encoding Indoleamine 2,3-dioxygenase (COG:E; EggNog:ENOG503NV67) — translation MLAPIPDLANYGISPTHGFLPDVLPLTRLPDPYYNKWEAIAANLQALILSKRLRGVIDRLPVLSTIGLEHDAEWRRAYVLLSFMAHGYIWGGDSPSDRLPPSISVPLLKVSEHLEVPPVATYAAVCLWNFKPLFMDEDIDNLENLASLCTFTGGIDESWFYLVSVAMEARGAPIVPLMLRAIAAAREDDAKAVTSCLSTFAERLDDLTTLLVRMHESCDPNIFYNRIRPFLAGSKNMGEAGLPNGVIYEDGTGTETYRQYAGGSNAQSSLIQFFDIVLGITHRPTGEKPTKERGREGHAPAPKHNFIMEMRQYMPGPHARFLQDVQGVANIREYVEQNKDNKSLSVAYDACLSMLRALRDKHIAIVTRYIVLPSREVRARSRSRSPEVARRKVNLATASRQQPQGIAYDARGAAATAQKAADDGKKSALKGTGGTALISFLKQARDETGEPAIEEWTKRFMSRVHKGPGQNDFFAGKPEEGAGLLMSHTVTEEVEMPGLAGTWTIDDDVGGICNY, via the coding sequence ATGTTGGCGCCCATCCCGGACCTGGCCAATTATGGAATCTCTCCAACCCACGGCTTCCTCCCGGACGTCCTGCCGTTGACGAGGCTTCCGGATCCCTACTACAACAAATGGGAGGCCATCGCGGCGAACCTGCAGGCCCTCATTCTCAGCAAGCGGCTGCGCGGGGTCATCGACCGGCTCCCAGTGCTCTCCACCATCGGTCTGGAACACGACGCAGAATGGCGCAGAGCCTACGTGCTGCTCTCCTTTATGGCCCACGGCTACATCTGGGGCGGTGATAGTCCCAGTGACCGCCTGCCGCCTTCCATTTCAGTCCCGCTGTTGAAGGTGTCTGAACACCTCGAGGTTCCGCCCGTTGCCACCTACGCAGCTGTCTGTCTCTGGAACTTCAAGCCCCTTTTCATGGACGAGGATATCGACAATCTCGAGAACCTCGCCAGCTTGTGCACTTTCACCGGTGGCATCGACGAGTCCTGGTTTTACCTGGTCTCTGTCGCCATGGAAGCCCGTGGTGCACCCATCGTCCCCCTGATGCTGAGGGCTATTGCTGCTGCCCGGGAGGACGATGCAAAGGCCGTCACCAGCTGCCTGAGCACGTTTGCTGAGCGTCTGGATGATCTGACCACCCTGTTGGTCCGCATGCATGAGAGCTGCGACCCCAACATCTTTTACAACCGCATCCGTCCCTTTTTGGCCGGCAGCAAGAACATGGGCGAAGCCGGTTTGCCCAACGGCGTTATCTACGAGGACGGAACTGGAACCGAGACCTACCGCCAATATGCCGGTGGCAGCAATGCCCAGAGCAGTCTGATCCAATTTTTCGACATCGTCTTGGGCATCACCCATCGCCCCACTGGTGAGAAGCCGACTAAGGAGCGCGGACGTGAAGGTCACGCCCCTGCGCCCAAGCACAACTTCATCATGGAGATGCGTCAGTATATGCCCGGACCCCATGCTAGATTCCTTCAGGATGTTCAAGGTGTTGCCAACATTCGCGAATATGTCGAGCagaacaaggacaacaaatCCCTCTCAGTTGCCTACGACGCCTGTTTGTCCATGTTGCGCGCTCTCCGCGACAAGCACATTGCTATTGTCACGCGGTATATTGTCCTGCCTAGCCGGGAAGTTCGCGCCCGGAGCCGCAGTCGGAGTCCCGAGGTCGCCCGTCGCAAGGTCAACCTCGCTACTGCTTCTCGCCAGCAGCCTCAGGGGATTGCTTACGATGCCcgtggtgctgctgccactGCTCAAAAGGCTGCTGATGACGGGAAGAAGAGTGCTCTCAAGGGAACTGGCGGCACAGCACTCATCTCTTTCCTCAAGCAGGCCAGGGATGAGACGGGTGAACCTGCTATTGAGGAATGGACCAAGCGGTTCATGAGCAGAGTGCACAAAGGCCCGGGTCAGAACGACTTCTTTGCTGGAAAACCCGAGGAGGGGGCTGGGTTGCTGATGTCCCATACTGTCactgaggaggtggagatgccTGGTTTGGCAGGTACTTGGActattgatgatgatgttggaggtATCTGCAACTATTAA
- a CDS encoding hypothetical protein (EggNog:ENOG503P2P4; COG:S) gives MATAPWTFTPFPPLPPAFLPNTLFYNATSSPSSNVTYQISLSYPFEWGPSSLPTAEITNKTALTVYVTDGNALASTAADHLKRRKPVDPSQPDALVVGIGYPLTDNVYALTQRSIDFGAPIPGDPVPWGADTFIDFINLTLRPWVQDTIFPNVNFTRDAIYGHSSGGLFVTYALITKPDLFDTFIAASPSLTLMNQTVLMNVTRRLGDGMDIPGDIEFGQNQTKPAVFIGYGELEDYPLRRRTQTESQFQARKNLLQRFGPGRYSHELFDRLVGSGRMRDVAVKEYAGMDHAAVGGSALLDGIAYFLDW, from the coding sequence ATGGCCACTGCCCCTTGGACattcacccccttcccgcccctccccccagccttcctccccaacaccctcttctACAacgccacctcctctccctcctccaacgtAACCTACcaaatctccctctcctaccCCTTCGAATGGGgcccttcctctctccccacAGCAGAAATAACCAACAAAACCGCCTTGACAGTCTACGTCACAGACGGCAACGCCCtagcctcaacagcagccgacCACCTCAAACGCCGCAAACCCGTCGACCCCTCCCAACCCGATGCTTTGGTCGTCGGTATTGGTTACCCACTCACAGACAACGTCTACGCCCTCACCCAACGCAGCATCGACTTCGGcgcccccatccccggcGACCCCGTTCCCTGGGGTGCAGACACCTTCATCGacttcatcaacctcaccctccgccCCTGGGTGCAGgacaccatcttccccaacGTCAACTTCACTCGGGACGCTATATACGGCCATTCAAGCGGGGGTCTCTTCGTTACCTACGCCTTGATCACGAAACCCGACTTATTCGATACATTTATCGCCGCCAGTCCATCACTCACGTTGATGAACCAGACGGTCCTAATGAATGTCACGCGGAGGTTGGGAGACGGGATGGACATCCCTGGTGACATCGAGTTTGGGCAGAACCAGACCAAGCCAGCGGTCTTTATCGGATATGGCGAGTTGGAGGATTAcccgctgaggaggaggacgcaGACGGAGTCCCAGTTTCAGGCGAGGAAGAATCTCTTGCAGAGGTTTGGGCCGGGGAGGTATAGTCATGAGCTGTTTGATCGGCTTGTGGGGAgcgggaggatgagggatgTGGCGGTGAAGGAGTATGCGGGGATGGATCATGCTGCTGTGGGGGGGAGTGCGTTGTTGGATGGGATTGCGTATTTTTTGGATTGGTAG
- a CDS encoding hypothetical protein (EggNog:ENOG503P0QN; COG:S), translating into MSKLSEPTPVQAWDSIASFWDEAITPGGNKYFHRLQAPCLHRFLAKHLHRDARCLDLATGNGVVARWMLDRGAGWVLATDASGEMLEITKRNFASGGCDPKRFTCHRTDVTSEQDMRALEEFHWHGRLFDVIVINMALMDIERLDVLAAALPRLLNPGGVFVATVLHPVFFTSNATKSISISFDPATGEQVTTRSKVITEYLDVAPAKGIACPNQPVKQTYYHRPIHELLSIFLKDGKLVMDAIEEPAFTEDDLDERRVESSTNFTQLPALLAFRLKHRVDKFE; encoded by the exons ATGTCCAAACTCTCTGAGCCAACCCCAGTTCAAGCCTGGGACAGCATTGCATCTTTTTGGGATGAAGCCATCACCCCTGGAGGCAACAAATACTTCCACCGTCTCCAGGCTCCCTGCCTCCACCGCTTTCTTGCTAAGCATCTTCACCGTGATGCGAGATGCTTAGACTTAGCGACTGGCAATGGAGTGGTTGCCCGCTGGATGCTTGATCGAGGAGCGGGCTGGGTCCTGGCAACAGATGCCAGCGGCGAAATGCTGGAAATCACTAAGCGCAACTTTGCCTCCGGAGGGTGTGATCCCAAGAGGTTTACATGCCACAGAACCGACGTTACTTCAGAGCAGGACATGAGAGCCCTCGAAGAATTTCATTGGCACGGAAGACTCTTTGATGTCATTGTCATAAACATGGCTCTCATGGATATCGAAAGACTGGATGTTCTTGCAGCTGCCCTGCCCCGACTTCTTAATCCTGGTGGAGT ATTCGTCGCCACTGTTCTTCATCCCGTCTTTTTCACCTCCAACGCAACCAAGTCGATCTCCATCTCATTCGACCCCGCCACCGGTGAGCAAGTGACGACGCGGTCAAAAGTCATCACAGAGTATCTCGATGTTGCACCGGCAAAAGGAATTGCTTGCCCGAATCAGCCAGTCAAACAGACGTACTACCATCGCCCCATTCATGAGCTTCTGTCTATCTTTCTCAAGGATGGGAAGCTTGTCATGGATGCAATCGAAGAGCCAGCTTTTACCGAGGATGATCTTGATGAGAGGAGAGTAGAGTCGAGCACAAACTTTACGCAGCTTCCAGCTCTACTGGCTTTTAGACTGAAGCATCGAGTTGACAAGTTTGAGTAG
- a CDS encoding hypothetical protein (EggNog:ENOG503PIK0) produces the protein MRLSTPLAAAATLLQSATLASAEAWTLFSFIDMEPFQPNWDGGLWHTDFGSHNFKIENEDGCWKNVGVPSIAEVCVDIVRTRAHFIVSGTGQRRCMFLDRGKRGSKSALKCFRDTYDHSCYIELWEEVDCTW, from the coding sequence ATGCGCCTCAGCACTCCCttagcagcggcagcaactCTGCTCCAATccgccaccctcgcctcAGCTGAAGCCTGGACCTTGTTCTCGTTCATCGACATGGAGCCCTTTCAACCGAACTGGGATGGCGGCCTCTGGCACACAGACTTTGGCTCCCACAACTTCAAGATTGAGAACGAAGATGGCTGCTGGAAGAACGTCGGCGTGCCCTCCATCGCTGAGGTCTGCGTCGACATTGTGCGCACCAGAGCCCACTTCATCGTCAGCGGGACTGGCCAGAGGCGGTGCATGTTTCTTGACCGCGGCAAGCGCGGCTCCAAATCTGCTTTGAAATGCTTCCGCGATACTTACGACCATTCCTGCTATATCGagctgtgggaggaggtggactgCACGTGGTAG
- a CDS encoding hypothetical protein (EggNog:ENOG503PIK0) produces the protein MHFPSLTAILAGLITTVTADGMSVYSKCPPGSGINCPERVGLWYTDFGLHRIDARGGCLYNDATGVPGIYELCIDWAGGRGHFLASNQPKRCIKQRGARGMQFLSSSTYPV, from the coding sequence atGCATTTCCCCAGCCTaaccgccatcctcgccggcTTGATCACCACTGTGACCGCCGACGGTATGTCCGTCTACTCCAAATGCCCTCCCGGCTCAGGGATCAACTGCCCGGAACGCGTGGGCCTCTGGTATACCGACTTTGGGCTGCACAGGATTGATGCCAGGGGAGGGTGCTTATACAACGACGCTACTGGAGTGCCGGGGATTTATGAGCTTTGCATTGACTGGGCGGGTGGCCGCGGTCATTTTCTTGCTAGCAACCAGCCGAAGAGGTGTATCAAACAGCGGGGCGCGCGAGGTATGCagtttctctcttcttccacttaTCCCGTGTGA
- a CDS encoding hypothetical protein (COG:S; EggNog:ENOG503P1US) has protein sequence MVLRLTKVWGCHRSHRGKVAGQRQDGSHSHRITAQHLSRIRQCQRFVFSTSNTSSFYFDIMENPEKPAGGQADDLHSMPCVLKLPFESLSTAPISLDQVPAARYRFIDAKPFANGSYLRVVETDILPKNRYAAISYVWKGVPPLNPTANPPPTMTIKSAFNADPISLPALRTACRAALQLECPLLWLDGLCIKQGDEDDKAWQIQRMFSIYEHCHVCLILPGGLSRLVALEEETNWVSRAWTLQEAIAPPRCKVLFSWTHGTCYLESLFYLHVEQVEGDESGAGMTELVSLLAASSRATYLVTKSEDDPTQEKKQKLEMNLIVGDKRPGDRVQRNALIGALDLKGKEGMASAIWRAAMMRVAYRPVDMILSIMGMFGVSLDARQFEHDDRLKAALALMREILARGGRAEWLGVIPSLPPGKVFSTAPNILELGEGVEAHLGDEDAMENGLLWWLQGAPTGFVDEDGYVNVTAPVASVIVSASGESENTTGKGAHSIRDHGHQQWDIIDVQGGSSLPPYVVHIGEKKNYLNGSYPTWSDPENNLFMLVEQESNGGLRVAGYAVGTDQVLSSSGWSTNETIRVKIRSVY, from the exons ATGGTCCTACGCCTCACAAAGGTCTGGGGATGTCATCGTAGTCATCGAGGCAAGGTGGCTGGTCAGAGGCAAGACGGGAGCCACTCACATCGCATCACGGCCCAACACCTCTCGCGAATCCGACAGTGTCAGAGGTTTGTATTCTCTACCTCAAACACCTCATCGTTTTACTTTGATATTATGGAGAACCCCGAAAAACCAGCTGGTGGACAGGCCGACGATCTTCACTCCATGCCATGCGTACTGAAGCTTCCCTTCGAGTCCCTTTCCACGGCCCCCATTTCCCTCGACCAAGTACCCGCAGCTCGGTACCGTTTCATCGACGCCAAACCCTTCGCCAACGGCAGTTATCTCCGAGTAGTTGAAACAGACATCCTGCCCAAAAACCGCTACGCCGCCATCTCCTACGTCTGGAAAGGCGTCCCCCCCTTaaaccccaccgccaacccacccccaacaatGACCATCAAATCCGCCTTCAACGCCgaccccatctccctccccgccctccgcaCCGCCTGCCGCGCCGCCCTCCAGCTTGAATGCCCCCTCCTCTGGCTCGACGGCCTCTGCATCAAGCAAGgggacgaagacgacaaggCTTGGCAGATCCAGAGAATGTTCTCCATCTATGAGCACTGCCACGTCTGTCTCATCCTCCCTGGAGGTTTGTCACGACTTGTCGCCCTTGAGGAAGAAACCAACTGGGTCTCCCGCGCATGGACTCTCCAAGAAGCTATCGCGCCGCCCCGTTGCAAGGTGTTATTTTCATGGACCCATGGCACTTGTTATCTAGAGTCGCTGTTCTACTTGCATGTTGAACAAGTGGAGGGTGACGAGTCAGGGGCGGGAATGACGGAGCTGGTGTCTTTGTTGGCGGCGTCTTCTAGGGCGACTTATCTGGTTACGAAATCGGAAGATGATCCCACGcaggaaaagaaacagaagtTGGAAATGAACTTGATAGTGGGGGATAAACGGCCCGGGGACAGGGTGCAGAGGAATGCGCTGATTGGGGCGCTGGATCtgaaagggaaggaggggatggcCTCGGCGATTTGGCGGGCGGCCATGATGCGTGTTGCGTATCGGCCTGTGGATATGATTCTCAGTATTATGGGCATGTTTGGAGTGTCTTTGGACGCAAGGCAATTTGAACACGATGACAGGCTAAAGGCAGCACTCGCTCTCATGAGAGAGATTTTGGCTCGAGGTGGCCGGGCTGAGTGGCTTGGAGTGATTCCAAGCCTGCCGCCAGGTAAGGTTTTCTCAACTGCACCAAACATTctggagcttggggaaggTGTTGAGGCGCATTTGGGGGATGAAGATGCCATGGAGAATGGGTTGCTTTGGTGGTTACAGGGTGCCCCGACCGGTTTTGTCGATGAAGACGGCTATGTCAATGTCACAGCACCAGTTGCCTCTGTGATTGTGTCTGCTTCTGGGGAATCTGAAAACACCACGGGCAAGGGGGCTCACAGTATACGGGATCATGGACATCAACAATGGGACATAATCGACGTGCAAGGTGGATCATCGTTGCCACCATACGTGGTTCACATtggagaaaagaagaactATCTCAACGGAAGCTACCCTACTTGGTCTGACCCTGAGAATAACCTCTTTATGTTGGTAGAACAAGAGAGCAACGGAGGGCTACGAGTCGCAGGATATGCTGTTGGAACAGACCAGGTGCTTTCATCTTCTGGATGGAGCACAAATGAGACAATTAGGGTCAAG ATTAGATCAGTATACTGA
- a CDS encoding hypothetical protein (COG:O; EggNog:ENOG503P6DB; CAZy:CE3): protein MKTCAGEPSTQIDRSLRLHRATQDSGHELWEGDKKADLLALLAPIHYDHLLKQTLQSFKMQLYNLLTIALAGLAAASPVELVERQQKLRIMPLGDSITEIACWRAFVWDQIAAAGFANQVQYVGSQNSNPQGCRPTTTNWDQRHEGHSGWLAIDIANNYLANWLRSTPADIVQFMLGTNDVFRGRSTNDIIAAYTKMVQIMRAANPKMKIIVDLVIPLGVGSNSGIQALNARIPAWAAGLNTTESPIVIADCNTGYKTSDLRDGVHPSIAGDQFLATKIGPPLLNYIRESLAGN, encoded by the exons ATGAAGACTTGCGCAGGAGAACCTTCCACGCAGATTGACAGGTCTCTTCGGTTGCATCGAGCCACGCAAGACTCTGGGCACGAGCTTTGGGAGGGTGATAAGAAGGCTGATCTCCTGGCTTTGTTAGCACCGATTCATTACGATCATCTACTCAAACAGACACTGCAGAGCTTCAAGATGCAACTctacaacctcctcaccattgCCCTCGCCGGGTTGGCTGCTGCCTCCCCTGTTGAGCTGGTCGAGCGTCAGCAAAAGCTTCGCATCA TGCCTCTTGGTGACTCCATCACCGAAATCGCCTGCTGGCGCGCCTTCGTCTGGGATCAGATCGCTGCGGCCGGCTTCGCCAACCAGGTCCAATACGTTGGTTCTCAGAATTCCAACCCCCAGGGCTGCCGTCCTACGACCACGAACTGGGATCAGCGCCACGAGGGTCATTCCGGCTGGCTCGCGATTGATATCGCCAACAATTACCTCGCCAACTGGCTCCGGAGCACACCGGCCGATATCGTCCAGTTCATGCTTGGCACCAACGATGTGTTTAGGGGGAGAAGCACCAATGATATCATTGCTGCCTACACCAAGATGGTTCAGATCATGAGGGCGGCGAACCCCAAGATGAAGATCATT GTCGATCTTGTCATCCCCCTCGGCGTTGGCTCCAACTCGGGTATCCAGGCCCTCAACGCCCGCATCCCCGCCTGGGCTGCTggcctcaacaccaccgagaGCCCCATCGTCATTGCTGACTGCAACACCGGCTACAAGACTTCCGACCTGCGTGACGGTGTCCACCCTAGCATTGCTGGTGATCAGTTCCTCGCCACCAAGATTGGACCGCCTCTTCTCAACTATATCAGAGAGTCGTTGGCTGGTAACTAG
- a CDS encoding hypothetical protein (COG:S; EggNog:ENOG503P04U): protein MRLIDTTTLKLREFTAYTTSDYPKYAVLSHTWGDEEVTFQDMMTEPLPSEKRGFAKIKATCELARIDGLNFAWVDTCCIDKSSSAELTEAINSMYAWYRASETCYAFLEDLESTTEISASSDFAKCRWFTRGWTLQELIAPTELKFYDKNWVYRGSKHDLAVTLKGITRIPIAILKREQELTTKSVAQRMSWAAFRETTRIEDEAYCLLGIFGIHMPLIYGEGFQAFQRLQQEIVKSIGDMTILAWGSVQGGQGSSEGLQGLFAPSPDAFWIPGVINCLPSLPDITITTRGLRVSRNTWMPLWIHGTTYYLIVGAFSPWTERVSIMQSSSVSALRLSKIGPGIFLRTGLDTEVPVDALYAQHHQSEYYLLTDIPSQINDIYVGYRKHSLHVEVNKTFHVEDAVPHSLWDDADKIFLRESAWQPHARIHYNVVLGVRFKGIGDFSAIEVVVLLDLSSHLPSLIIFQASQAPRLVSKLFGPMSKEHSMMLADLEHLNDSETSLESFVTVSTDRGPARITPVLTETEDVFLSSEEEGSAIPVANLQLQIQDIGDSADSQLVTGEK, encoded by the coding sequence ATGAGGCTCATTGACACTACAACGTTGAAGTTGCGCGAGTTCACGGCGTACACCACTTCCGACTATCCAAAGTATGCAGTGCTCTCTCATACATGGGGTGACGAAGAGGTCACCTTCCAGGACATGATGACGGAACCTCTACCTTCCGAAAAGAGAGGATTTGCAAAGATCAAAGCGACTTGTGAGCTTGCCCGGATTGACGGTCTGAACTTTGCCTGGGTCGATACCTGCTGCATCGATAAGTCTAGCAGTGCCGAGCTTACCGAAGCGATAAACTCCATGTATGCCTGGTATCGGGCTTCAGAAACGTGCTACGCATTCTTGGAAGATTTGGAGTCAACGACCGAAATCAGCGCAAGTTCAGACTTTGCAAAATGCCGCTGGTTTACGCGCGGTTGGACTCTTCAAGAGCTCATCGCCCCAACAGAGCTCAAGTTTTACGATAAGAATTGGGTCTATCGGGGGTCCAAGCACGATCTTGCAGTCACACTCAAAGGGATTACACGCATACCAATAGCAATTTTAAAGCGTGAGCAGGAGCTCACCACAAAGTCTGTGGCACAGCGGATGTCATGGGCGGCCTTCAGGGAGACAACGCGCATAGAAGATGAGGCGTACTGTCTACTTGGCATATTCGGCATTCACATGCCTCTCATTTATGGAGAGGGCTTCCAGGCTTTCCAAAGGCTCCAGCAGGAAATTGTCAAATCTATTGGTGATATGACCATTTTGGCATGGGGCTCTGTCCAGGGCGGCCAAGGCTCTTCAGAGGGCCTCCAGGGTCTTTTTGCACCCTCCCCAGATGCGTTTTGGATCCCGGGTGTCATCAATTGCCTCCCAAGTCTTCCCGATATAACCATAACGACAAGAGGTCTCAGAGTGTCCCGAAACACTTGGATGCCCCTCTGGATTCATGGTACAACCTACTATTTGATTGTGGGTGCTTTCAGTCCCTGGACTGAACGTGTCAGCATCATGCAGTCTTCATCGGTCTCAGCTCTTCGACTGTCAAAGATAGGGCCGGGAATCTTTCTGAGAACAGGGCTGGATACCGAGGTCCCTGTAGACGCTCTATATGCTCAGCATCATCAGTCCGAGTACTATCTTCTTACAGATATTCCCAGTCAGATAAACGACATTTACGTTGGATACCGGAAGCATTCACTCCACGTCGAAGTCAACAAGACGTTCCACGTGGAAGATGCAGTTCCGCATTCGCTGTGGGATGACGCAGACAAGATCTTTCTCCGAGAAAGCGCCTGGCAACCACATGCCCGCATTCATTACAATGTGGTTCTTGGTGTGAGATTCAAAGGGATCGGCGACTTCAGTGCCATTGAAGTAGTTGTACTCCTTGACTTATCCTCACATCTACCGAGCCTTATTATCTTCCAAGCCTCGCAGGCACCCAGGCTCGTTTCAAAGCTCTTCGGTCCAATGTCGAAAGAGCATTCGATGATGCTGGCTGACTTGGAGCATCTGAATGATTCTGAAACCAGCTTGGAAAGCTTTGTAACTGTATCCACAGACAGGGGACCCGCCAGGATCACACCGGTACTTACTGAAACGGAAGATGTGTTTCTATCgtcggaagaggaaggcagTGCCATTCCAGTAGCCAACCTCCAGCTTCAAATTCAGGACATTGGTGACAGCGCAGATTCCCAGCTGGTGACCGGCGAGAAGTGA